The window TTAAGAGGAAATGGGTCGTTCGTCCACGAGCGGGAGTGCAATTTTTATCTGATGATGCCAAAGCAGAGACGGAGAATAAAAAAGTTAAACTAgctctttcttttatttaattatgagatttgaactcatGATCTTCTTTGACAGAACAAACTTGCATTAACATTTTATGGGCTTTCCTAATCTGTGTTGGCATGTGGGCTTGTTGAATGGTAGGCCATTGTCCTTAGATAAGCATTTTGTAATTGTATTTAGGAAGCGCATGTTCTACATGTTGTTGATAAGAATGCCGATTATGTTTCTACATGATCTTGATAAGACTAGTGCTTATAAGAAAGCTGTTTATGTTTCAACATGTCGTTGATAAGAATGCCGCTTATGTTCCTGACTTTCACGTAAGCGTTAATGACATTTCTTGGTCTTCTTGTATTGTCTGGGATTTTTATCCTTCAATGACGTAACGTCTCTTTCATAAACTAaactaaaagaaagaaagaagaaaaaaaaaggatagaaGGATGGAAAGCAACCCCTAAACTGTAGGTCAGAAAAGTCCATGAAACACAATCCAAAACACCGTTTTAGGGGCAATTAAGTGCAAACTTaacataattattatattttgttaAACTTTGCAAACCTTTGAAAGGTGACGAGCATCTCTAGCAATAATTCAAAAGGTCATAAAAAGATGTGAAAGAATCTTTGAACTGTAGTCCAATCGGACACCAAACAAGTTAACGTAGGAACAACGAACCTGAACGCCCTCCTTCGAAGAGATTTACGCTTTTAAATATTCTCCTAGACTTTGAGCTACCAAactcaaataattaaacaaaaagtttAGCCAAATTAAGCAACGTGGTATACCTCttaaagattaaaccaaaaggCTCTTACCTTGAGCAGAAAGCTGTTGATTCCAAGCGCAAACTCTCCCGTTTCATTGGCCAGCAATCGTCATCTCGAACAAGCAACTGCATCTCTGCCAAGCAAGCACATTTGAATTCAGATATTCTTCCAACTTATGCGTATGGTATATGCAGAGTCAAAACATTTGAATGTAGAAACCACTAGACCCTAAAGCCTCCCTAAGGCAAGAAGCTTTCCTACTTTTCTTAGTCTATCTCTAAGCTTTgtgtataaaaagaaaagacccTTGTTAGCAACGAGATCAAACTCCAAGTTTGTCATCGAGCGAAGCAGAATAATTGAATATAGATAGCAAAGAAAGAGATGGGGGCAAAAGACAATATGATCATGCCTATAATTAGCAAGATGTACTGTTCGTCTTCTCAGGCTGTGCTTGTCGTAAGGAGGAGGCCACAAATGATAAACGGAGGTGGTTTTGTGGTTACGGATTGTAGTCAGAAGGTTTCTTTCAAGGTTGATGGATGTGGAATTCTGGGGAAAAAGGATGAGATGATTCTGAGGGACAGTGATGGAGAAGCCTTGCTTCTTATTCGTCGAAaggtatacatatatatgtccaattcaaaaaattcaaaatagaaTTTCAATCAAACATGCATCTATAAGACAAAACATGTTTCATTTTGCATTATGGCATGTACATGAAGAGGTGTTAGGGATGCTTAATCAGTTTCCGCTCACTCATATAGATTTGTTTATGTACCAGGGTGCAATGGTCGAGGCCCTCAGCATTTATCGGAAATGGAGGGGGTATAGTTTAGACTATGACGGATCACAGGATCAGATGGTTTTCTGTTTAAAAGAGCCAAACTCGTGTTTGGCAAGGACTCAAGCAATTAGAATCTCAACGAAAGCCACAAAAAACAAAGACTGGGACTTTGAGATCAAGGGCTATTTTCCTGATAAGGATTGTAGTATTGTTGACTCTAAGGGTAACACAATGGCAAAGGTAATTAATTCGAATTCAAGACGAACCTATAAGACTTTCCTTCTTTGTAAATTGCTTCTGAAATGATTAAGGTGGGGATTTGTCGTTGGTTAAATTGAAACACAGATCGGGGTGAAGAAGGAATTGATGGCGAGCAAGGATCTCTACCATGTTGTGGTGACACCAGGCATGGATCAAGCTTTCATCATTGGAGTCATTACGATTCTTGACTACATCTACGGTGAATCCACCAGGTGCTAAATTACTACAGATTCTAAAGAGAAGCTTTCCTTGATTTCACGTCGAAACATGATAGACTCTGCAGCAGAGTTCAATTCTCTGCATTTTGGAAGCTGCTaatccttcaattttcatttttcatggaTTGTTTGATGGATAATGTTTTAGTTGTCCCAACCTGTACTAAGTTACTAACTGGGAACTCATTTGTTAAAGCTTTTAGAAGGTATTTTTTGCAACTCTCTGGTTTGTAATCGGtgatatatttttacttttctcaAAAGGATGCACCACCAATGTACTAAACCGTAGATGCAGAATCCGTTTCAATATAAATACGCAATGAAAAGTGAAAATCAATTCCACAATGTAGAGGAATTCTTACCCGACTTCGCCATTTAATAGAATCTCGTGGAGAAGCCCTGCCGCTGCAGAAGCGTGAGCATGTCATTCCCGTTGTGAGTTTCCAAAACACGGAATTTTAAACAAAGGAGACATTTCTGAAATGAAATATGTGTTCAACTACAACTAATGGGATAGGAAATTTGATTGCAAGAGATTGATAAATGATAATAGTGCaaaatttaacatctttgaTGGTAACCTACCGAGTACAGGTCAAGATTTCTGTCCATGGACCTTCGGACCATCTTCACAGGCATCGGAATGCGTCAGGAAATCTAAACATTAGCTCAGTTGCCTGATTCAGTTAACCAATTCATAGTAAGCAGGAGAAACGTTACAACATTATGCCAAGCAAGCATTCTTCAACAACAAACATGGAAAACCAATTAATGAAATAAGTATCGCAACATTCCATCACCAAATAGAGGTGTAAAACGCCTCAGAGAAATAACAGTCTCAGAAAATCATAAGGTATACAAGTTGGCAAACCGAATTCATGGAAACTAAATTTCGTTTTCATATTAACATAAATTTGTAGTACATTATCTGGGATTATAATCTAGTATCAGTTAACAATAATGACAGACGCAACTAACAGCATCAGCATTGCCATTCCAACTCAACACTGTACAAGACATAACATTTTTAGTTACCAATCCACGGTATCTTCGTCATAGATCTACCATAGCACTCCCGTTGAGGTGC of the Pyrus communis chromosome 1, drPyrComm1.1, whole genome shotgun sequence genome contains:
- the LOC137744346 gene encoding protein LURP-one-related 6-like — protein: MGAKDNMIMPIISKMYCSSSQAVLVVRRRPQMINGGGFVVTDCSQKVSFKVDGCGILGKKDEMILRDSDGEALLLIRRKGAMVEALSIYRKWRGYSLDYDGSQDQMVFCLKEPNSCLARTQAIRISTKATKNKDWDFEIKGYFPDKDCSIVDSKGNTMAKIGVKKELMASKDLYHVVVTPGMDQAFIIGVITILDYIYGESTRC